From Pleurocapsa sp. PCC 7319:
AAATATCTTTTCCAGAGTCGATTGGGTTCGGTAAAAAGTCGATATAGCCACTCCAAACCAATTTCGCTCATTATCTTGGGCGCTCGTTTCGTGGTTCCCGCTTCAAAGTCAATTGTGGCACCAATAGCTAAAAAAATTTTTATCTTGTGTAATCGTTGCCGATACTTTGCAATCCATTTTTCTTGTTTAGGTGCGCCAACTCCTACGGCCAAGACTGTCGCTTCAGAATGGTTAATGCGCTCAACAATTGCTTGGCATTCTGGTTCATTCTGTTCAAACCCAAATGAAGGGGAATAAGCACCCACAATAATATCTCGTCCCACTTTCTGATTAATATTAACTAATGCCTGTTGAGCAACGCCTTCTTTAGCACCTAAGAGAAAGATTCGAATATCTTCGTTATATTTGTTGTATTCATAAAAGGCAGGAAACAAATCTGAACCCGAAATCTTCTCTTTAATCGGATTTCCTAAAAGAAAAGAAATATATTGCAAAATTTTGCTGTCACAAACTCGATAATTGGAGTAATAATAAGCCTTTAATAATTCGCGATCGCTCTGTATTTGAACTAAGTGATCGACGTTTGGCGTAACAACAAAACCACCATTGTAATTCAAGTCTGTTAATAATTCATGGATAGTAATATTGTGAATTGATACATTTAAAAAATCAACTACATCCATTAGTTAATTTCTGCTTTTAAGCGTGATTGATTAAAAGTCAAGCTATTAATAATTAATAATCAAGTCAAGAAAATTATTACCTGAATAAAAGAATAATTCTTTTTACCTTACATTTTTAACTCTTGGTAAACTAGTTAACAATTATCTGTTTATTTCGTGATCTAGTTGACAATTAGATGTTTAATCAGACTATTAATTTTGTATGGCTACTTATAAATAATCAATGATGTATAAAACAAAAAAAGTTAGATTCATTAATAACATGAATTCTAATCGTTTTCCTTCTCATTTTCAACTTTTGGTAAACTAGTTAACAATTATGTGCTCAGTTGGTAAACTGGTTAACAATCATATGTTTAATATCGTTTTACTTTTTAGTTGAGACAAATAACTACGATCAACTTTGATGTTAGATATTTAAGTAGGTAGGCAGAATAATTTATAAAACCATACTATTAAGCTGTTCCCTGTTCCCTGTTCCCTTCTTACGAAGTTTGCTTATGCTTGCGGTATCCCTTTGGGACAAGCGGGGGAACCCCGCCACCGCAACTTCGCGCTGTTCCCTGTTCTCTTCCGTAGGCATTTTATATTTAATTACACTCACCTACTTAAAAACTGATAGCTGATAGCTAAAAAGGATGAATGATGTGTCTTAGCCAAAAACTTAAATCATATAAGAAGCCTATTGATTGAGTATAGCTACTTGTAATTAATCAATAATATATAAAACAAAAAGAAGTTAGATTCATCAATAAAATGAATTCTAACTTCTCTACTAAAATTGACGATTGATTAAAATCACCAACGTCAAACAAAATTCAAAAACCTATTGGGATTATTCGCTAATAAATGCTTCGGTCATTTGATAAGCTTCATCATCGGTAAACTGTTGAGGTGGGTGCTTCATAAAGTAAGCTGAAGGAGCGGTCAGAACACCACCGATACCACGATCTAAGCCCAACTTGCAACAACGAATAGCATCAATTACGACTCCTGCTGAATTTGGAGAATCTTCTACCGAGAGTCTCATTTCTAAATTCATCGGTACATCGCCAAATAATTTACCTTCAATACGTATAAAAGCAACTTTATTATCTTTTTGCCAAGGGACATAATCACTTGGTCCAACATGTATATCTTCGTCTTCTAAGCGTTTAGCAATAACTCCTTGTACCGCTTCGGTTTTTGATTCTTTTTTAGAATCTAAGCGAGAACGGTCAAGCATATTACGAAAATCAGTATTACCACCAGTATTCAATTGGTAGGTTCTCTCAACCTTAACACCGCGCTTTTTACAAAGATCGACTAAGGTACGGTGACTAATAGTTGCTCCAAACTGAGACTTGATGTCATCGCCGATAATCGGAATCTGATGATGTTTAAATTTATCTGCCCAGAGAGGCTGGCTAGCGATAAATACGGGGATGCAGTTGACAAAAGCTACTCCCGCATCCAAAGCGCACTCAGCATAAAACTCTACTGCTTCTTGGGAGCCTACAGGAAGATAGTTAACCAGAACTTCTGCACCTGATTTCTGGAGACTACTGACAATATCAGTCTTCGATTGTTCTGGGCGATCGCTGATAATAAAGGTATATTTGGCATCAGCACCATTCATATGTGGTGCCACTCCGTCTAGTACGGCTCCCATCTCTACCTGAACCCCTGTCTGGGGGACATGGTCGCAAAAAACCTTAGTACAGTTGGGAGGAGCGAAAATTGCCTCAGCAACATCTTTTCCTACCTTACGTTGGTCAATATCAAAAGCGGCAACTATCTGAAGATCGTAGGGTTTATAGCCTCCAATATCCCAATGCATTAAGCCGATCGCCTCTGATGCTTGTTTGCCTTTATAATATTCAATTCCCTGTATGAGAGAACTGGCACAGTTCCCCACACCTACTATTGCAATTTTTATACTCCCCACGATTTAACCTTACCTCCATTATTGGACTACATTATAGGGAAATCTTACAGTCATTGTTTAAAGAATGGTAAACGAATGGTAAATAATTCCACCATAGTAAATGTTCTACTTAAGAGATCGGTAAACCAACCAAACCAAACTGCCTATACTTTTCTAGCCGACGGCGAAAATGAATCGGGTAGCTGTACTTATCAAGAATTGGATCTACAGGCACGGGCGATCGCGGTTCAACTATTAACCAAAGTCAAACCAGGCGATCGTGCTTTATTGGTTTATCCCTACACTGCCGGATTAGAATTTATTGCTAGCTTTTTAGGTTGTCTTTATGCTGGAGTTATTGCCGTCACCGACTACCCTCGACAACATATTAAATCTCTCAATCAATATCAAGATCGGATTATCGATTGTCAAGCAGCGATCGCATTAACCACTCAAGAATTTGCGGATCGGGTCAAGGGACAGTTTATTGCCAACCCAAGTATGGCTCTAAAACTGAAAGCATTACCTTGGATTGCCAGTGATCGAGTTGATCTAGATTTAGCTGCCAAGTGGCAACAGCCAAATATTACGAGTAATACTTTAGCCTATTTACAATACACTTCTGGTTCTACAGGACAGCCCAAAGGAGTGATGATAACCCATGGCAATGTACTACACAACTCAGAAGTAATTTATCAATCTTTTGGACACCACGATCGGACGAAAATTTTGATGTGGTTGCCAATGTTTCATGATATGGGGCTAGTTGGTGGGGTCATGCAGCCTTTGTATACAGGTTTACCCGCAGTTTTAATGTCCCCGATCGCCCTAGCACAAAAGCCTTTTCTTTGGTTACAAGCAATGTCTCGTTACCAAATTACCACTAGTGGTGGACCTAACTTTGCCTACGATTTGCTGTGTCAAAAAGTTACTGATGAACAAAGAGCTAGTCTGGATTTAAGCAATTGGGAGGTAGCTTTTGCTGGTGCTGAACCAGTACGGGCAGAAACTTTAGCCAAATTTGTAGAACTATATCAGCCCTGCGGGTTTAGAAAAGAAGCTTTTTATCCCTGCTATGGCATGGCTGAGGCGACATTATTTATTACAGGAGGAAATGCCCGAAAACAACCTATCATTACCCATATAGATAAAACAGCCTTGACTGAAGATCAAGTTGTCAGCGTAACTCCAGACCATCCCAACGCTAAAGCTGTGGTTAGTTGTGGCTATTCTTGGTTGGGAGACGAAATTATTATTGTCGATCCAGAAACTAAAACTCTTTGCGATGGCGTTGGGGAAATTTGGACAGTAGGTAAAGGTATTGCTCTAGGCTATTGGCAAAGGGATGAACAGACTAAAAACACTTTTCAAGCTACTTTAGCTAATAATCCTGACCAAACTTATCTTCGCACGGGGGATCTAGGCTTTATTAAAGATGGAGAACTTTATATTACGGGGCGCATCAAAGATATGATGATTCTCTGGGGACGTAATCATTATCCCCAACACATTGAAGAAACTGTCGAAAGTTGTCATCCTGCCTTACGTCCCAATCATGGTGCTGCCTTCAGTATAGAAGTGAATGGAGAAGAACAACTTGTAATTGCTCACGAGATTAATCGTACTGACCTCCGCAATCTTAACGCTGAAGAAGTGATTGGCGCAATTCGTCTTGCTGTTGGTGAACAAAACCTTGCCAATGTCTTTGCTGTAGCGCTACTTAAAACTGGTAGCATCCCCAAAACTTCTAGCGGAAAAATCCAACGTCGCGCCTGTCAGAGTATGTTCCTCGATGGCAGTTTAAATACAGTGGCACACTGGCAACAGTCAGAAATCCCTGATACTGATATTACTGATTTGGCGGGACAGTTTTTTAGTGATTAATTTGGCGATTAGATTAATTGTTAGTTAGAGCGGCTTTATACATAATTGCTGAATTAAAACCTGAAAAATGACTATGCAAAAAGAGACAAATATTCGACCTGTCAGGCAAAATGATCTACCCGCTTTAAAAACAGTAATTAAAGCTAATGACTTGTTTCCTCCAGATATGCTGGATGAGATGATAGCGGGCTATTTTCATAAGGAAGATATCAATGAGTTTTGGTTGACTTACGAAAATGAGAAGCCTGTGGCGATCGCCTACTACGCCCCAGAGAAAATGACCGAGGGAACTTGGAATTTATATTTGATTGCTGTCCATCCTGACTACCAAGGACAAGGTGTTGGCACTGCCATGATGAATTATATTGAGGAGGTTTTAGCAAAGCGAGGAGAGCGAGTTTTGCTAGTAGAAACTTCTGGGTTAGCCAGTTTTGAGGATACTCGCAAGTTTTATCGTAAATGCGGTTATGAAGAGGAAGCGCGAATTCGCGAATTTTATCAAGCGGGAGAAGATAAGATTATATTTCGTAAATCTTTGATCGATAATCACTAATATTTTGAGCTACTGATGGATTGGATACAGTTTTTTATCCCAGATACTTTAAATTTACTTTGGCTAGCAATAGGTTTATTTTTAGCTGGTGTAATTGAAGCTTTTTTATGGAAAACTAGTGTTTTTCAATTATTAAATATTCCCATTCAAACTCAATGGTTTGGAGCGAATAAAAAGTGGCGTGGATTAGTTAGCTTACCCTTAGCTATGGTCGCCAGCGTTTTCCTATTACAGTTGCTTGAAAAATTGCTGCCGAGATTATCTCAAGATGTAATTTTATTTTCTAATTTTAATCTTTTAGAATTTGGCTTATTAGTAGGACTTATTTTTAACCTCTCAGAATTACCAAATTCCTTTGTCAAACGTCGCTTAGATATTCCCCCTGGAGATGAAAGCAGCAAAATTTTTTATTTCATTGATCATATGGATTCAACCTATGGAGTGTTGCTTCTTTGGTATTTCTATTTTCACTTTCCCTTACACTTTATAATTACTGGTTTAGTTGTTACGCCATTATTATTCATGGGCGCGACAGAATTGCGTAAAAAACTAGGATTAAAGTGAATTCGGAGTTCGGAATTCGGAGTTCGGAGTTATGATTTTTTCCAAGAGATAATCAGAGATTAAGACATCTAAAAACCGATGAATTTCTGAGTTTTTAGTTTTGTCTAACTCACGTAACTTAGCCCTCAGACATCCGTTGTCAACTATTACCATCGTTCTGGGTTTAAAGCCTCTTTCTTCTAGGAAGACTTCTTTTAGTAATTAGTAATTAGTAATTAGTAGTCAATTTGAACTAAAAACTAAAAACTAAAAACTAAAAACTAAAAACCAGAATCACCGACTCTTTAGGGCGGTGAGGAGTCAAAAAGATATTGATCCAAAGCTGATAACTTAGAGCTTAGAGCTTAAAGCTTAGAGCTATTTAAAACTGCTAGATATGCATCTAAGTTGCTATGATCGTAGACTGAGATTAAATTGACGATAAAGCCCTGTGGAAATAACTTTTTTAGGTAC
This genomic window contains:
- a CDS encoding WecB/TagA/CpsF family glycosyltransferase, which translates into the protein MDVVDFLNVSIHNITIHELLTDLNYNGGFVVTPNVDHLVQIQSDRELLKAYYYSNYRVCDSKILQYISFLLGNPIKEKISGSDLFPAFYEYNKYNEDIRIFLLGAKEGVAQQALVNINQKVGRDIIVGAYSPSFGFEQNEPECQAIVERINHSEATVLAVGVGAPKQEKWIAKYRQRLHKIKIFLAIGATIDFEAGTTKRAPKIMSEIGLEWLYRLFTEPNRLWKRYLVDSLPLLWLVSKQKINQYRFPHHLQTEYLPLGEILQQAGLLSPQDIRQALKIQEKDNNYRFGEILINQGRLKPETVNFFVNYLPQLVYQANKLRLGDYLNSAGLLNLEQISETIQQQSLTKRKFGEIVIQKGWVNPKTVNWFVNLQND
- a CDS encoding inositol-3-phosphate synthase, yielding MGSIKIAIVGVGNCASSLIQGIEYYKGKQASEAIGLMHWDIGGYKPYDLQIVAAFDIDQRKVGKDVAEAIFAPPNCTKVFCDHVPQTGVQVEMGAVLDGVAPHMNGADAKYTFIISDRPEQSKTDIVSSLQKSGAEVLVNYLPVGSQEAVEFYAECALDAGVAFVNCIPVFIASQPLWADKFKHHQIPIIGDDIKSQFGATISHRTLVDLCKKRGVKVERTYQLNTGGNTDFRNMLDRSRLDSKKESKTEAVQGVIAKRLEDEDIHVGPSDYVPWQKDNKVAFIRIEGKLFGDVPMNLEMRLSVEDSPNSAGVVIDAIRCCKLGLDRGIGGVLTAPSAYFMKHPPQQFTDDEAYQMTEAFISE
- a CDS encoding fatty acyl-AMP ligase, whose translation is MVNNSTIVNVLLKRSVNQPNQTAYTFLADGENESGSCTYQELDLQARAIAVQLLTKVKPGDRALLVYPYTAGLEFIASFLGCLYAGVIAVTDYPRQHIKSLNQYQDRIIDCQAAIALTTQEFADRVKGQFIANPSMALKLKALPWIASDRVDLDLAAKWQQPNITSNTLAYLQYTSGSTGQPKGVMITHGNVLHNSEVIYQSFGHHDRTKILMWLPMFHDMGLVGGVMQPLYTGLPAVLMSPIALAQKPFLWLQAMSRYQITTSGGPNFAYDLLCQKVTDEQRASLDLSNWEVAFAGAEPVRAETLAKFVELYQPCGFRKEAFYPCYGMAEATLFITGGNARKQPIITHIDKTALTEDQVVSVTPDHPNAKAVVSCGYSWLGDEIIIVDPETKTLCDGVGEIWTVGKGIALGYWQRDEQTKNTFQATLANNPDQTYLRTGDLGFIKDGELYITGRIKDMMILWGRNHYPQHIEETVESCHPALRPNHGAAFSIEVNGEEQLVIAHEINRTDLRNLNAEEVIGAIRLAVGEQNLANVFAVALLKTGSIPKTSSGKIQRRACQSMFLDGSLNTVAHWQQSEIPDTDITDLAGQFFSD
- a CDS encoding GNAT family N-acetyltransferase; protein product: MTMQKETNIRPVRQNDLPALKTVIKANDLFPPDMLDEMIAGYFHKEDINEFWLTYENEKPVAIAYYAPEKMTEGTWNLYLIAVHPDYQGQGVGTAMMNYIEEVLAKRGERVLLVETSGLASFEDTRKFYRKCGYEEEARIREFYQAGEDKIIFRKSLIDNH
- a CDS encoding CDP-archaeol synthase, encoding MDWIQFFIPDTLNLLWLAIGLFLAGVIEAFLWKTSVFQLLNIPIQTQWFGANKKWRGLVSLPLAMVASVFLLQLLEKLLPRLSQDVILFSNFNLLEFGLLVGLIFNLSELPNSFVKRRLDIPPGDESSKIFYFIDHMDSTYGVLLLWYFYFHFPLHFIITGLVVTPLLFMGATELRKKLGLK